A stretch of the Acyrthosiphon pisum isolate AL4f chromosome A2, pea_aphid_22Mar2018_4r6ur, whole genome shotgun sequence genome encodes the following:
- the LOC100160547 gene encoding heterogeneous nuclear ribonucleoprotein L produces the protein MMSFNHYGYNSLKNDQTNKRLRTADYDRESRTTNSSVSSYEDGRRKNAETQPNHILLLTITKVTYPINTDVIHTISKDHGNVMRIVIFRKRGVQAMVEYEEVEQAIRAKQLMDGADIYQGCCTLRVEYAKPSKLNVYKNDSETWDYTTPNPGEKKTAPLLPDPPRAPLISTRPTFPRFDFECRGGLLSTPHDLPNNNYGDSYPATPGRCVLMVYGLDPDKANCNRLFNLFCLYGNVVKIKFLKSKEGCAMVQMDNEMSVDRCMDNLNKLTLISGNVLQLQVSKQMYLSDIMVPYDLPDGTPSFKDYSNSKNNRYHSNSNGKNRRQTPSSVLHFFNAPPNISEADLSQTISKAVKDVDPKIIIKMFPPKGTEARSSSGLVEFTDMAIAVEVIMAVNHWPIKCESSKFPYLLRLCFSSLPKGIANAEMAQ, from the exons ATGATGTCATTTAACCATTACGGTTACAACAGTTTGAAAAACGACCAGACCAACAAACGGCTGAGAACTGCCGACTACGACCGGGAGTCACGGACCACCAACAGCTCCGTGTCGTCGTACGAGGACGGCCGCCGCAAGAACGCCGAAACGCAGCCCAACCACATACTTCTATTGACTATCACCAAAGTGACCTACCCGATAAACACAGACGTCATCCACACCATTTCCAAAGATCATGGTAACGTTATGCGCATAGTTATATTTAGGAAACGCGGTGTACAAGCCATGGTAGAATATGAAGAAGTGGAACAGGCCATACGGGCCAAGCAACTGATGGACGGTGCCGACATATACCAGGGGTGTTGTACACTGCGAGTGGAGTACGCCAAGCCTTCCAAGCTAAACGTCTACAAAAACGACTCCGAAACGTGGGACTACACCACACCAAATCCTGGGGAGAAGAAAACTGCACCGCTGTTACCGGACCCTCCAAGAGCTCCTCTGATATCCACTCGACCTACATTCCCTCGATTTGATTTTGAATGTCGAGGCGGACTGTTATCTACACCTCAtgatttacctaataataattatggagaCAGCTATCCAGCCACACCTGGACGTTGTGTACTGATGGTCTATGGTCTAGATCCCGACAAAGCAAATTGTAATCGgctatttaatttgttttgtctgTATGGAAAcgtggttaaaattaaatttttaaaaagcaaGGAGGGCTGTGCGATGGTACAGATGGACAATGAAATGTCTGTAGATCGTTGTATGGACAATTTAAATAAGCTGACACTTATTAGTGGTAATGTGTTACAGCTGCAAGTATCAAAGCAAATGTATTTGTCTGACATTATGGTACCATATGATCTACCTGATGGCACTCCATCATTCAAAGATTATTCCAACTCAAAAAATAacag ATACCATTCAAATTCTAACGGGAAAAATCGGCGTCAGACCCCATCCAGTGTGttgcatttttttaatgctCCACCAAACATATCAGAAGCTGATTTATCTCAGACAATAAGCAAAGCTGTAAAAGATGTTGAtccaaaaattatcattaagaTGTTTCCTCCAAAAGGTACAGAAGCACGTAGCTCTTCTGGACTTGTCGAGTTTACAGATATGGCTATAGCTGTGGAAGTGATAATGGCCGTCAACCACTGGCCGATAAAATGTGAATCATCCAAGTTTCCGTACTTACTCAGACTATGTTTTTCATCGCTACCCAAAGGAATAGCGAATGCCGAGATGGCACAGTGA